CTCGATCCGCACTTGCGTGTTCTGCCCCACGTCGAGCCGCGCGCCGTTGCCGAACACCACCGTGACAGCATCGCCCGCGCTGTTGCCGGTGGTGATGGTGGCACCAAAATTGAGGGCCTGGCCCACACTCACATTCGCGCCCTGGGCAAAGGTCACCTGCGCGGTCACGTTCGGGTCTTGCCGGACCTGCACCCGGATTTCATTGGTGCGCCGCACCTTGTCGAAGCGCCGATCCATGACGGAGGCCAGATTGTAAGCGGGCCGCTGCCACATCTCATCAAAGCCCTGCCCGAAGCGGTAGTTGAGGCGCAGCGTAATCTCCCCCTCCAGATCCTCCATTTCGTTGTCTTTGGTGGCTGAGGTGCGGATCGTGAAGGCGTTCACCGGCGTGTACTCCGCAGCGACCTGATAGCCCCAGATATCGTCGCCGTCGGGGTTCAGAGCGTCGGTCTTCTCCTGAATCCAGTGATAGCCCTTGGCAAAGACCTCCATCTCCGGAGCCTGCGGTACGCGGCCCGAGACCTCGATATCCTCCCCGCTCAACGCCTTCTCTTCATAGCCGTCCCCGCGTCCGCGCCAATCGGACAGGGCGACGTATTTGTTCACACTCACCCCATACAGGCTGGTCTTGTAGTCGACGCCCAAAGACATGCGGTTGTGGTGATAAGGCCATTGGTGATCGAAGAACGCATTGGCCCCGAACATATGTTGCTCATCGGGCGTAACGTAGCGGTAGGCCACACCGGCATTGGCCGTCTTGCGCCGCCCCACCGTATCCGCGCCGATATCCTCGACGTCTTTTTGCGCGAAAGACGCTTGCACAAAGACATTGTGATGCAAATCATCACTGCTCCACACAGGCTGCACGCTCAGAACCGAATACTCATCCAGCCCGCCTTCGGTGAGGGAATATTCCAGCTCCAGCTTGTTCAAGAACACCAAAGAACTCGCCGCCGCCCCCGCGCGCAAACCCTCCAGCCCGCTGCGCAACGCCAGCGTTTGCAGATCGCCGCCAAGATCGCCCGTTTCACCGCCGGACAGTCCGGTCATCGCCCCGGCCAAGCCTTCAGCCAGAGCCGTGCCGCCGCGCGCCATCTCATTGGTCGCCGCATCCATCGCCGCCGAAGCCATGGCATTATCCAGCTCCGGTAAAATGCTACGCAGATTCTCCTGCACCCAATCCTGCGTCAGGCTTCCCCCGCCGGACAAAAGCGAACGCCCGCGCCGCGCCAGCATTGAGACTGCATCCTCCAGCCGGGGATCACCCTCCAGCATCTGCCCGCTCGCAATCACCTCCCGCGCTATCCGCCGCTCCCATTCGCTGTATTCGCGCTCGGGCTCTTGCTTATCGAGGGAAGAGCCGCGTTCATAGACCGCAGATGTCTGGGACGTCAGTCGCTGCGCGCTCGCGCCGGGGATTGCGTACGCAAACGAGACAAATAAGATCAGAAGAAAACGAACAGCAGTGCGATAAGGCATCCCAGCAATAAAAATCTAATATATTTAAGAATTTACGATATAAAACCAGAATAAATACTATTGAAACCTATCAGGCAAGGCAAGCTTAAATGTCGACGCTTTTAACTTCTTCCGGATCGACCGCGCCCTCGGGTGAGACGCCCGCAACCGCGCCAATTGGGGACGAAGCAACGGTGCAAGCGCCTCGCCGGAAGGCGGGCATAGCCGCGCGGGCGTTACCCAGTGGCGGCCATCAGCCTTGAAGGCCACATGCGGGCGGCGATGAGACGGTCTTCGGGCGCGGCCATGTCGAGATAGATTTCCGTGGTCGCCAGATGCGCGTGGCCGAGCCACTTCTTGATGCGGGTCTCCGGCACGGAGTTGAGCGCGGCATGAATGCCGTAGGCGTGACGCAGTCCCTTGGCACAGGCCATCGGCCCGGAAATCCCAGCCTCGATCATGACCACGCGAATGCGCTTCCACGCGGTGGTCCGGCTGAACGGCCAGAGCGGGGCTTCAAAGCCTCGGCTGCCGGGCTCAAGGCCATGTACTGCCGCCAGCCGCTCGATGAAGTCGCGCGGCACGGGCACCGTTCGAAAGTGCCGCCCCTTGTGCTCGCCGCGCTTCTTGAGGCTGCGGATGACGATAGCGGCGTTCTCTATGTCGATATGACGGGGCGTCAGCGCCAACGCCTCACTCGGGCGGCATCCGGTCCAGTAGAGGGTTTCGCAAAAGCTGCGGTCCTCGGGGCTTTCCAACACGTCGAGGGCGCGCAGGAACCGCTCGCGTTCGCCCGAAGAGAGATATTTGCGCTCGCCCTGCTGGGTGAACAGGGTCATGCCTTTGTAGCCCGGCTGTGCGTAAGCCATTGGCCTTGCTCCTTTCCGGTGCGTTAGGCGCGAACAGAATAGGATATTCTGTTTCGCTCTCCGCACTCTCTTTGATTTCCGCCGCTTTTTTGGAGGTCTGCCCCTTGCCGCGCGGCGTATTCGCTCTCTTTATGATACGGAAAAGGCCTGTCATTTCAAGGCAAAAAACAGAATATCCTATTCTGTTCATATAATATCAAAACAAAATGCAAGAAAGAGCGCAAATAGATACGCGTATTTGCGCCGTTTCTGATTCCGCCTCTCGCATCCGTTTGGTTGAGGATGAGAGGATAAATCTATGAGCAAGACGGAGAGCAAGAGCAGCGACACCTCGGAAATCGTGAATCTGCTGGGTGTTGTCGCAGCGATCATCTGCGCCTTCCTTGGTTACTCCAAGGGCGACTGGCTCGGCGCTTTGGTTGCGGCAGGTGTCGGCTTCGGCGGGGTGTGGCTCGCCTTTCACGTGATCAATCTGGCCCTGCGGGTCGCCATCCTCGGCGTGATCCTCGCGATCATGGCGCTGGCGCTCAAGAACCGCTGGGACTGGATCGTGAGCCTGACGCAGTGAGCGGGGGAGCAGGGATGATGAGGAAATCGAAACGACTCGCCTCGTTCGGGCTCGCGGCTTGGGTGGTGCTCGGCGGATTGTCCTATGGAACCCCGGCGAGTGCAGCTCCGGGGAAAGGGACTACGGGCGAGCTCCTAACCTTCGATCGAAGCGCGCAGGACTATTTCATCCGCTTGACCATGAACACGGCCATCATGATCGCCGCTCAAATTAACAAGGAACAAGCGCAGTGCGTGGCGGAATGGTATCCGGACGATCCGAAAGTGGTTCGAAAACGAAACACTGAGATTCTACGCATCATGGAAAAGCTGCCGGAAACCTATCCGACCGCAGTGGTTATTTCGATTATTCAGAAGGAATGCGGGAAATTCGGTCAATAATCGACAGTTGGCAGAGGCTGGAAAGCCGCCTGCGCTGTCAGCCCTTCGTCAAGTTGACGGGAGGGCTCTGGTGGCGGATTCAATATCGAATCCGCTTCTTTTTTCATCTCGCCATATCGCTCGACGACTGATTGGCTTTCGGCCCGGTACGCCTCAATCTCCTCCTTGCTTGGAGGGTGGTCCTCATTATGCAATTCGTTGTTGATCTCGCCGAGGCGCAGGCTCAGTCCGTCCCCTTCGGCAGATAACTCCTGCAAACGTTCCCGGCCTGCGATCTGGCTCTGATAGGTCTCAAGGCTTGGCCGCCCGTCCCACTCGATGCCGTCGACAATGGCTTGATCGACGCGATCTCCGTCGACCGTCCAGACATCGCCATTCTCGTCCATGAACGCTTTCGTGCCGTCCGGCAGGGTGGCTGCCGCGTCCAACATCTCTTCAATGCGGCTGTCCATCTTCTCAATCGTGGCCGTGATATCATCCTGCAAATCGTCGACGATCTTTTGCGCTTCGCGGATTTCCTTCTCAGCGGCATGAAACGCTTCGGCATAATCCGCCTGCGTCAGTGCGATTTCCAGCGCCGTCATGCCCGCATCGCTGCGCCCACTGCCGCCACGGCCTTCTTTCGCCGCCTCGCGCGCCTCAGGGCTCAAAAACCGCCCGATCCGCCCAACTTCGACTCCCCTCAGCTCCTGCTGCGAGTCGTCAAAATCCACCTGCCGCCGCGCCTCCGCCTGCGCGCGTACAATGTCGTTGAAGTAGTCCGTATTGCTCAAGTCAGTATCCATAAAATCCCTCAGCAACATTATAAGTTGAGATATTTAACGATTTATTAATTTAATGGACAAATCACATTCGTGATATTGTTGCTTTCTCTAGCTTATTTTGAATATCATGCCAGCATGAACAAGAAAAATGAAAGTGATTATTGCGAATTTGTTTCGATACAGCCGAGCACGTGCCGCTCGGGCTTGATGGCCATTTTTGTCTACAGCGCCACGCTTGAGCAGACGGGCGGAATGATCGACCGGCAGGGCAATTTTGAGCCGTTCTGCGCGGACCGGATCGAGTCCGACAAACTTGCCAAACGCAAGCAGCGCCTTGAGAAGCAGGGCATTGCCCCCACCGAGACGGATAAAGCGATCCGCGCCGCTGAGGCGTTCACGCCGAGGGAAGCGTAGCTCCTAATCGTAGCTGGGGCTGTAGAAGAAAAGGTAGCGTCGGATCTGAGGATCAATCGAATCCGTATCTACGAGGCCGAACTCGGGAGCCAGTCCGTGCTTCCACTTCTCTATGTCGTAATTCTCGAAATCGTTCAGGCGGGCGCTGCGATACAACACGACTCCTGTCGAGAAAAACTCGTTTGAAACAAAAGAAGAGACACCGCTGTAGGAACCTGACATTCCCACAATCTGGTTTTTCTCGTTGGTATGCCGCACTCTCAGATAAGAAATTTGAATGAATTTAGTGCTCGTGTCTTTTGACACGAGCACGTATCGCTCCGCTTTTCTAAATATATATCCATTAAAAATCTGCTTCATCCAGCCAAACCCGGATTTGTAGTGCATGTTCTCCTTGTAATGGAGCACGCCGAACGCGTCATGTGTGATTTGCGCACATGAAACGACTATTTTCGACCGCTCTCGCAAAGATGGACGAAAGACAACAAAATTGCCGGACAGCCGCGAGCGTGCCTCGGACATTTCGGTTTCCGACAAATTGAGGAACTTGCCGACAGAAAAGAACAGAGGATCGGCGACATCCTCGGCGTACATTTTCGAAGGGTTTTCTTTGATAAATCGATTGTCGATCATGAACTCGAAAAAGGCATGGAAAAGCACGTCGTTGAAACGGCTGTAAAATCTGTCGGCCAAGCCCGGATGGTGCTCCAAAATCTCAGCAGCGTGATTTATCGATTCCTCTTCGGAAAATTCATATCCAAGACCGTCAAGTGAATTAAAATAATTATAAAGCGTGGCTCTCGAAATCTTGTTCTTGTCGCGAAGGTGCTGACTGGTTTCTGCACCGGAATTCCTTGCTTCTTTTAGCTGCTTCTGATGGTTATTTATCTTCTCATCGCAATGCTTAATCAGATCGGTTACGAAACGGCTTCTTCCCTTTTTAAGATTTGCGTTAATGAGCAGGTAGACGAGGTTCAATTTATTAAAAGCAAGCGGCATGGTTCCGTGATGGCTTGAGCCGTTGGACAAAAATTAGATTCGGCTGAACAACTCTTAGAACGATGTGACAATTTTCGGAGTCGCTTCGTCAATACGTGATTTTTAAGCTGAGCTATATCTCCCTCTTGTCAGAAGCGGGAGGCAAATCAAAATGTCAGTAAATCAGACGGGAAGCGGATACAGCGGAGATAATCGCAGTCTTCCGCATAAGGTGATCTCACATGTCACCGCGCTCTACCTCACAGTTCTGGCCGCTCCGGGGCTGATCAGTTTGACGGCGCCTTATGCGGTCCGGGCCTTCACTCACTTTTACGGTGAAGAGGCCGCCGAGCCTGCGTTTATCGGGCACAGCGTGCTCGTGGCCATCCTGACCTTCTTCGGTCTGGAGCGCTCGATCGGCCTGATGCTGACGCTGATCGGCGTGTCGGTCGCCCGGTACGCCTGGCTCCTCGGCGCCTGATCTGGGGCGAGCCATGAGCAAAAGCCACTTTCGATCGTGGCTGTGGGGGAGCGGGAGTACGGCGCTCGCGGTGGGTGCCGCCTTCTCCCTTCACGATCCCAAGGCGGGCAGCGTTGGGGCAATCGCGATCATCGTAGGCGTGGTGCTGTGCACCAAAGCCTATCTCACCAAACCCTAGAAACCAGTTCTTTGAAAGCCAGCAACGGAGGGATGTCATGGCTGTCAAAAAGGGAAAGCACACCAAGGTCGAAGGTCCGTTCAAGTCCTTTGTCATGGTGTGCGGTGTCGTCGGGCTACTGCTGGCCTTCGGCGCTTTCGCCAACGGCACTGCGGGGTTCGGTATTGTCGTCCTTCTGGTGGCAATTGCTGTTCTGTTCCTCGGATCAAAGATTCCGGACCGCAACCGCGTCGAGTGGTAGCCGATGGACTCTGAAGGGGACCGCGCAAGCGGCCCCCTTTTTTCGTTTGCGCCTATGGGAGGGGAGGCATGATCGACTACGCGGACAAGCGCCACGGATCGGCGGGCTTTGCCGATGCCCGGATGCGCATGCAGGCGGGGCTCTATTGCGCAACAAGCGGCCTTTATATCGGCCATGACGAGCGCAGGCGGTGGATGGGCTCGGACCAGCAAGCCGCTGTGCTGCTGGTCGGTGGGGCGCGCTCGAACAAGGGCGATCACATCATTCCGTGGCTCGTCGACGGGCGCTATCCCGATCACATCGTCTCGATGGACCCCAAGGCCCAGAACGGCCCAATTGCGCAGCTCCAGGTCGCGCAGGGGCGGCGCGTCATCAACTCCGATCCGCGCGGACGCAGCGGATTGCCCGCGCACCGGATCAATCCCACGAGCTATCTGCGCGCGGACTCGCCGACACTCTTTCCCGACGGCAAGCTGTTTGCGGCCAACTGGCTGCCGTTGAGCGGCAGTCCAAACGGGCGTTTCTTCGAAGCGAACGCCCAGCGCTGGGTCGAAGCGGCGACGGTCACCCTGGCGCGTGTCGACGGAGTGGTGACGCTGCCGCGTCTCGCCGATCTCATGGGTCAGATCGGCCAGCTCACCGATGACTGGCTCGCCTTCGAAGAGCGGATGGCCGGGATGCCGGAGCCTTCGATTCTGCAAGTGGTCGCCGAGCTGCAGGCGATGCGGGAATCCTCTAATCCGAATGCCGGAGGGGCCGCAGGCATCAAGGGCGAGATCGCCAAGGCGTTCGCCGCGCTTTCCGATCCGCAACTGCGCGAAGCCGTCTCGGCCCCGTTCGATTTCTGTTTTTCCGAGCTGAGCGCGCCCGGCGCGCCGTCCTATCTCGTCAACATCATGGAAGCGCAGGAGTTTGCCCAGACCTCCGCACCCGTGATCAAGGCGCTTTATACCGGGGCCATGATCTACAAACGCCGGGCGCAGCGCTCCCGCCGTCAGCTTTGGCTGCTCGACGAGGTGGGCAATATCGGCGCGTGGCCGCTGACGGTCGATCTGGCCACGTTCGGCGCGGGCTACGGCATCAGGCCCGTCTTCGTG
The DNA window shown above is from Amorphus orientalis and carries:
- a CDS encoding inverse autotransporter beta domain-containing protein; translated protein: MPYRTAVRFLLILFVSFAYAIPGASAQRLTSQTSAVYERGSSLDKQEPEREYSEWERRIAREVIASGQMLEGDPRLEDAVSMLARRGRSLLSGGGSLTQDWVQENLRSILPELDNAMASAAMDAATNEMARGGTALAEGLAGAMTGLSGGETGDLGGDLQTLALRSGLEGLRAGAAASSLVFLNKLELEYSLTEGGLDEYSVLSVQPVWSSDDLHHNVFVQASFAQKDVEDIGADTVGRRKTANAGVAYRYVTPDEQHMFGANAFFDHQWPYHHNRMSLGVDYKTSLYGVSVNKYVALSDWRGRGDGYEEKALSGEDIEVSGRVPQAPEMEVFAKGYHWIQEKTDALNPDGDDIWGYQVAAEYTPVNAFTIRTSATKDNEMEDLEGEITLRLNYRFGQGFDEMWQRPAYNLASVMDRRFDKVRRTNEIRVQVRQDPNVTAQVTFAQGANVSVGQALNFGATITTGNSAGDAVTVVFGNGARLDVGQNTQVRIEEDAIVLLSGLIQFTSGDGGISTINTPGGTIQLIGTDVDVRTSGGSTTLRVRDGAADFTDDTGTTRVDAEQLGESQDGDAVPPQIRSEATPTFETHASEAHAQLDLIGPTPTSRKAAPYASSEVTVSGTLAYGNTLSFIVPLSDPVTVTGTPRMRFTLGGLDRYADYTSGSGTNSLIFSYDVGPGDGTLSNIATDEIEKNGGTLTGTTNGAAMIRQVSGSLSGSVPAIPKLLGQIECPAGDLSAPTNSGCARLFGSDPTDIDDVMVYAGDVPGTTTDFFVRRCDLGQDYDPVDDRCEDGSDDPNTRDAMQWKNANTESDTTNIWFETPWTNINATDGPGNTATLVNDTSGIHPAAEACNALPGGGWYLPASSELDVIYANLNATDDPDHPLPTLFNATGDDNSGTIGPLRGSFSLSQWYWSSSESHHLGAWVQRFSDGNQTLTYKANNFYARCARR
- a CDS encoding tyrosine-type recombinase/integrase gives rise to the protein MTLFTQQGERKYLSSGERERFLRALDVLESPEDRSFCETLYWTGCRPSEALALTPRHIDIENAAIVIRSLKKRGEHKGRHFRTVPVPRDFIERLAAVHGLEPGSRGFEAPLWPFSRTTAWKRIRVVMIEAGISGPMACAKGLRHAYGIHAALNSVPETRIKKWLGHAHLATTEIYLDMAAPEDRLIAARMWPSRLMAATG
- a CDS encoding type IV secretory system conjugative DNA transfer family protein — translated: MIDYADKRHGSAGFADARMRMQAGLYCATSGLYIGHDERRRWMGSDQQAAVLLVGGARSNKGDHIIPWLVDGRYPDHIVSMDPKAQNGPIAQLQVAQGRRVINSDPRGRSGLPAHRINPTSYLRADSPTLFPDGKLFAANWLPLSGSPNGRFFEANAQRWVEAATVTLARVDGVVTLPRLADLMGQIGQLTDDWLAFEERMAGMPEPSILQVVAELQAMRESSNPNAGGAAGIKGEIAKAFAALSDPQLREAVSAPFDFCFSELSAPGAPSYLVNIMEAQEFAQTSAPVIKALYTGAMIYKRRAQRSRRQLWLLDEVGNIGAWPLTVDLATFGAGYGIRPVFVVQSSAQLGNLAPHADQIIPNSCGTQIYKGVRDYGEAETISQMLGMQTIEHEDFQTNERARLENQQAFMAVLNGEADPVQTGFAMAQREASLRYQTKAPRALLTPDEIMNRPNGTALVFMPGVLERPTEVWVPNYWKRRDLAGRYLGDPYHSPPGKVELRTFFGQRFRSVITKPVPDRLADWPQYRACGEWSYVKGHRPR